A region of Carettochelys insculpta isolate YL-2023 chromosome 9, ASM3395843v1, whole genome shotgun sequence DNA encodes the following proteins:
- the TTC4 gene encoding tetratricopeptide repeat protein 4 — translation MEAAAGPAEEAGPDSCFLDRFRSQRYAGAFSPESWEQEFDKIPLFMKESPSEIDPEQNPELACLQSIIFDEDQPPEEQANTYKNEGNEYFKEKNYKKAVISYAEGLKKKCSNQDLNAVLYTNRAAAHFYLGNYRSALCDVITARKLKPNHLKAIIRGALCHLELKNFSEAMTWCEEGLRIDSKEKKLVETRAKADRLKRAEERDVRKAKLKERKEQTQQQVLLTAIKERNIKLFLEAPKNEDEISDGLGEMSLNGLSSDNAMGAKVYLDDNGKLNWPVLFLYPEYGQTDFISAFHEDARFIDHILVMFAELPPWDLERKYHPSNLEVYFEHEAREEIYQVDAENTLLQVLQHQRYFVKAGTPTFLILVTRSPFSKNYFLGKKVNRLK, via the exons ATGGAGGCGGCAGCGGGGCCGGCGGAGGAGGCTGGGCCGGATTCCTGCTTCCTGGACCGGTTCCGCAGCCAGCGCTATGCGGGGGCCTTCAGCCCGGAGAGCTGGGAGCAG GAATTTGACAAGATCCCCTTGTTTATGAAGGAGTCCCCGTCTGAGATTGATCCTGAGCAGAACCCTGAATTGGCTTGCCTTCAGTCAATTATTTTTGATGAGGATCAGCCTCCTGAAG agcaAGCGAACACTTATAAGAATGAGGGAAATGAGTACTTCAAGGAAAAGAACTACAAGAAAGCTGTAATCTCATATGCTGAAGGGTTAAAAAAGAAATGCAGCAACCAAGATTTGAATGCTGTGCTTTATACTAATAGAGCAGCAGCACATTTTTATCTGG GCAACTACCGTTCTGCTCTCTGTGATGTGATCACAGCAAGAAAGCTGAAACCCAACCATCTCAAAGCAATAATAAGAg GAGCCTTGTGTCATTTGGAGTTAAAAAATTTCTCTGAAGCAATGACATGGTGTGAGGAGGGTCTGAGGATAGATTCAAAGGAGAAGAAACTTGTGGAAACAAGAGCCAAAGCTGACAGATTAAAG CGAGCTGAAGAGCGAGATGTAAGGAAAGCAAAACTGAAGGAGAGAAAGGAGCAGACTCAACAGCAGGTCttactcactgccataaag GAAAGGAACATCAAGCTGTTCCTAGAGGCCCCTAAGAATGAAGATGAAATATCAGATGGGCTGGGTGAGATGTCATTAAATGGACTGAGTTCTGACAATGCCATGGGCGCAAAGGTCTACTTAGATGATAATGGCAAATTAAATTGGCCTGTGCTCTTCCTGTATCCTGAATATGGACAAACCGATTTCATCTCTGCTTTTCATGAGGACGCCAG GTTTATTGATCATATACTGGTGATGTTTGCTGAGTTACCGCCTTGGGATTTGGAAAGAAAATATCATCCCAGCAACCTAGAG GTTTATTTCGAACACGAAGCAAGAGAAGAAATATACCAAGTGGACGCTGAAAACACACTTCTGCAAGTGCTGCAGCACCAAAG GTACTTTGTGAAGGCTGGGACGCCTACCTTTCTGATTTTAGTAACGCGGTCTCCTTTCTCCAAGAATTACTTTTTGGGCAAGAAGGTGAATCGACTAAAATGA